Proteins encoded within one genomic window of Nitrososphaerales archaeon:
- a CDS encoding ATP-binding cassette domain-containing protein, which translates to MLEVAIEMNNVEFVYPNGLKALNGVSLRIFEGEKVAILGPNGAGKSTLLMLINGLLKPSRGNVRVLGMSVEGKNLMKVREKVGFVFQNPDDQLFCPTVWEDVIFGPLNMRLSKEEVERRGNEALRAVGIENLKDRAPHHLSLG; encoded by the coding sequence ATGCTAGAGGTAGCTATTGAGATGAACAATGTAGAGTTCGTATACCCCAATGGTTTAAAAGCGTTGAATGGTGTAAGTTTAAGGATATTTGAAGGAGAGAAGGTTGCGATCCTTGGCCCCAACGGTGCGGGCAAATCTACATTGTTGATGCTGATCAATGGTCTACTCAAACCATCTCGTGGTAACGTTCGTGTCCTGGGCATGTCCGTTGAGGGTAAGAATTTAATGAAGGTAAGAGAGAAGGTAGGTTTTGTCTTTCAAAATCCGGACGATCAACTCTTCTGCCCCACGGTATGGGAGGATGTAATCTTCGGACCTTTGAATATGAGGTTGTCAAAGGAAGAGGTTGAACGTAGAGGTAATGAAGCGCTAAGGGCTGTCGGGATTGAAAATCTTAAAGATAGGGCCCCTCACCATTTAAGTTTAGGCGA
- the cbiQ gene encoding cobalt ECF transporter T component CbiQ, whose protein sequence is MIKELLKAFEDMVYSERYPSLDGSLQRIDPTVKLFMTTIFIITIVSMMKITPLILLMGVVLLLAISSKLPLKSFLFRVTFFIPLFAGIITLPLPFITPGRALASFTIAGLSLNLTYEGIYRMILFTFRVWLSVAFLTLLISTTKFNDILHALSRFKLPQIFIMMASITYRFIFNFINEGYRMILARESRITRKQRRMEVMKTLGNIIGTLFIRAYERGERVYFAMLARGYSGELRSVNGLKVHVRDWAFAIITISICSVVIMLNYIDLVIW, encoded by the coding sequence ATGATCAAAGAATTATTGAAGGCCTTTGAAGATATGGTTTATTCGGAGAGATATCCTTCATTAGATGGATCTTTGCAGAGGATCGATCCAACGGTAAAGCTCTTCATGACCACGATCTTCATAATAACGATAGTCTCGATGATGAAGATCACCCCTTTGATTCTCTTGATGGGCGTTGTACTTTTACTTGCAATTTCGTCCAAACTCCCTTTAAAGAGCTTTTTATTTAGGGTTACATTCTTCATCCCATTATTCGCAGGGATCATCACCCTACCATTACCCTTTATCACACCGGGAAGGGCTTTGGCATCATTCACGATAGCTGGGCTATCGTTAAACCTCACATACGAAGGAATTTACAGGATGATACTCTTCACCTTTAGAGTCTGGCTCTCCGTAGCATTCTTAACTCTTCTCATATCGACTACCAAATTTAATGATATTCTTCACGCATTGAGTAGATTCAAATTACCTCAGATATTCATCATGATGGCATCTATCACCTATAGATTCATCTTCAACTTTATTAATGAAGGGTATAGAATGATTTTGGCGAGGGAGAGCCGCATTACAAGGAAGCAAAGGCGAATGGAAGTGATGAAGACACTCGGTAACATCATCGGAACACTCTTCATTCGCGCCTATGAGCGTGGAGAGCGTGTATACTTTGCCATGCTGGCGAGGGGTTATTCGGGAGAATTAAGATCGGTAAATGGTTTGAAGGTTCATGTAAGAGATTGGGCCTTCGCCATCATCACCATATCGATCTGTAGTGTGGTAATCATGCTCAATTATATAGATTTGGTGATTTGGTAA